A window of Corallococcus macrosporus DSM 14697 contains these coding sequences:
- a CDS encoding IscS subfamily cysteine desulfurase: protein MKLPIYMDNHATTPLDPRVLEAMLPYLREDFGNAASRNHVFGWKAEAAVNKARQQVAELIGAAEQEIVFTSGATESDNLAIKGVIEFYKSKGDHIITLKTEHKAILDTCKRLERVRQERLDELKLLRLGQLAGQDVTEDNQSELLAKHDVESDETYRKWAELPTGGARVTYLDVEPDGRVSLEKLAAAMTPKTVLVSIMFANNEIGVVQPVAEIGALCRSKGVLFHCDAVQGIGKVPFDVEAMKVDLASITSHKMYGPKGIGALYVRRRPRVRIAPIIDGGGHERGMRSGTLNVAAIVGFGMAAELARKELPEESARILRLREKLRKGLTDALDMTTLNGSLEHRLPGNLNISFAHAEGESLMMGIKDVAVSSGSACTSASLEPSYVLRALGVDEELAHSSIRFGLGRFTTEEEVDYVVNLVVDKVRKLRDMSPLYEMAKEGIDLKSIEWTAH from the coding sequence GTGAAGCTGCCGATCTACATGGACAACCACGCCACCACCCCGCTGGACCCGCGGGTGCTGGAGGCGATGCTGCCCTACCTGCGCGAGGACTTCGGTAACGCGGCGAGCCGCAACCATGTGTTCGGCTGGAAGGCCGAGGCGGCGGTGAACAAGGCCCGCCAGCAGGTGGCGGAGCTCATCGGCGCGGCCGAGCAGGAGATCGTCTTCACCTCGGGCGCCACCGAGTCCGACAACCTGGCCATCAAGGGCGTCATCGAGTTCTACAAGTCCAAGGGTGACCACATCATCACCCTGAAGACGGAGCACAAGGCCATCCTGGACACCTGCAAGCGCCTGGAGCGCGTGCGGCAGGAGCGCCTGGACGAGCTGAAGCTGCTGCGGCTGGGGCAGCTCGCGGGCCAGGACGTCACCGAGGACAACCAGTCGGAGCTGCTGGCGAAGCACGACGTGGAGTCCGACGAGACGTACCGCAAGTGGGCCGAGCTGCCCACCGGCGGCGCGCGCGTCACCTATCTGGACGTGGAGCCCGACGGCCGGGTGAGCCTGGAGAAGCTGGCCGCGGCGATGACGCCGAAGACGGTGCTGGTCTCCATCATGTTCGCCAACAACGAGATTGGCGTGGTGCAGCCCGTCGCGGAGATTGGCGCGCTGTGCCGCTCCAAGGGCGTGCTCTTCCACTGCGACGCGGTGCAGGGCATTGGCAAGGTGCCCTTCGACGTGGAGGCCATGAAGGTGGACCTGGCGTCCATCACCTCCCACAAGATGTACGGCCCCAAGGGCATTGGCGCGCTGTACGTGCGCCGCCGCCCGCGCGTGCGCATCGCGCCCATCATCGACGGCGGCGGTCATGAGCGCGGCATGCGCTCCGGCACGCTGAACGTGGCGGCCATCGTCGGCTTCGGCATGGCCGCCGAGCTGGCGCGCAAGGAGCTGCCCGAGGAGTCGGCCCGCATCCTTCGCCTGCGCGAGAAGCTGCGCAAGGGGCTCACGGACGCGCTGGACATGACCACCCTCAACGGCTCGCTGGAGCACCGGCTGCCGGGCAACCTGAACATCTCCTTCGCCCACGCGGAGGGTGAGTCCCTGATGATGGGCATCAAGGACGTGGCCGTGTCCTCCGGGTCCGCGTGCACCTCCGCCTCCCTGGAGCCGTCCTACGTGCTGCGCGCCCTGGGCGTGGACGAGGAGCTGGCGCACAGCTCCATCCGCTTCGGCCTGGGCCGCTTCACCACGGAGGAGGAAGTCGACTACGTGGTGAACCTCGTAGTGGACAAGGTCCGCAAGCTGCGCGACATGAGCCCTCTCTACGAGATGGCCAAGGAAGGCATCGACCTCAAGAGCATCGAGTGGACGGCGCACTAG
- a CDS encoding lysylphosphatidylglycerol synthase transmembrane domain-containing protein translates to MKGRARRAGGRALFKALLAVFGLVLSVVLLSTAFFKWNLSGGPGPLLQPRFPLGQFVRDLPGHLVWLVPFMLLQASLIPLRAVQWQSTLRRPVPLKERYHLVAIGAFVHNALPGKLGEIMRSFLLSRTQRIPFLRCLGSVGVCKLMEFAALMLLVTLSLLGPFGQTLSRFEGELKVAVSLCVGLVALVVLLAHWSGPLAFALHKRHKLPRVVGFLHHVSEGLGTARSFTGMAKVFVYSVGPVLASALAYGLALQGIGISGGLFAGAVVLGAISLGQSLPGVPAGMGIYYFVTSWAARSLGASPEDAAAFSTLTHLGTVISQVAVGAISVHLRKIRVRDLRKGGSLAREAAHHVAHDAVEPART, encoded by the coding sequence GTGAAGGGGAGGGCGAGGCGCGCCGGAGGCCGGGCCCTGTTCAAGGCGCTGCTCGCCGTCTTCGGGCTGGTGCTGTCCGTCGTCCTGCTCTCCACGGCCTTCTTCAAGTGGAACCTGAGCGGCGGCCCCGGCCCGCTGCTCCAGCCGCGCTTCCCGCTGGGGCAGTTCGTGCGCGACTTGCCCGGCCACCTCGTGTGGCTGGTGCCCTTCATGCTGCTCCAGGCCTCGCTCATCCCGCTGCGCGCCGTGCAGTGGCAGAGCACCCTCCGCCGGCCGGTGCCCCTCAAGGAGCGCTACCACCTGGTGGCCATCGGCGCCTTCGTCCACAACGCGCTGCCGGGGAAGCTGGGCGAAATCATGCGCTCCTTCCTCCTGTCCCGGACGCAGCGCATCCCCTTCCTGCGCTGCCTGGGCTCGGTGGGCGTCTGCAAGCTGATGGAGTTCGCGGCGTTGATGTTGCTCGTCACGCTGTCGCTGCTGGGCCCCTTCGGCCAGACGCTGTCCCGCTTCGAAGGCGAGCTGAAGGTGGCCGTGTCACTCTGCGTGGGGTTGGTCGCGCTGGTGGTGTTGCTGGCCCACTGGTCCGGTCCGCTCGCCTTCGCCCTGCACAAGCGCCACAAGCTCCCCCGGGTGGTGGGCTTCCTTCACCACGTCAGCGAGGGCCTGGGCACCGCGCGCTCCTTCACCGGCATGGCGAAGGTGTTCGTCTACTCGGTGGGGCCGGTCCTGGCCTCCGCGCTGGCCTACGGCCTGGCGCTCCAAGGCATCGGCATCTCCGGGGGCCTCTTCGCCGGTGCGGTGGTGCTGGGGGCCATCTCCCTGGGGCAGTCGCTCCCGGGTGTCCCGGCGGGCATGGGCATCTACTACTTCGTGACGAGCTGGGCGGCCCGCAGCCTCGGCGCCTCGCCGGAGGACGCGGCGGCCTTCTCCACGCTCACGCACCTGGGCACCGTCATCAGCCAGGTCGCCGTGGGGGCCATCTCCGTCCACCTGCGGAAGATTCGCGTCCGGGATTTGCGCAAGGGCGGCAGCCTCGCCCGGGAGGCGGCGCACCACGTGGCGCACGATGCCGTGGAGCCCGCGCGGACCTGA
- the hscB gene encoding Fe-S protein assembly co-chaperone HscB produces MRTHFDVFGLKRAYDVDVPALEKQYRELSLQLHPDRVAQASARERLQALEGTTALNEAFKTLKDPVRRAFYLLKLHGIDLDREDAGAQKDMPLAFLEEVMDLREALDAAMEKKDLGRARAMADDVEARKKAALAEAAESLRTLEAAGPGDGGQELVRKASHALGRVRYFTRFLEQVDAFEEEIQA; encoded by the coding sequence TTGAGGACCCACTTCGACGTCTTCGGCCTGAAGCGCGCCTATGACGTGGACGTGCCGGCGCTGGAGAAGCAGTACCGCGAGCTGTCGTTGCAGCTCCACCCGGACCGCGTGGCACAGGCCAGCGCGCGCGAGCGCCTGCAGGCCCTGGAGGGCACCACCGCCCTCAACGAGGCCTTCAAGACGTTGAAGGACCCGGTGCGCCGGGCCTTCTACCTGCTCAAGCTGCACGGCATCGACCTGGACCGCGAGGACGCCGGCGCGCAGAAGGACATGCCCCTGGCCTTCCTGGAGGAGGTCATGGACCTGCGCGAGGCGCTGGACGCCGCCATGGAGAAGAAGGACCTGGGCCGCGCCCGGGCCATGGCGGATGACGTGGAGGCCCGGAAGAAGGCGGCCCTCGCCGAGGCGGCGGAGTCGCTTCGCACCCTGGAGGCGGCCGGGCCGGGGGATGGCGGGCAGGAACTGGTGAGAAAGGCATCGCACGCGCTGGGGCGGGTGCGCTACTTCACGCGCTTCCTCGAGCAGGTGGACGCGTTCGAGGAGGAGATTCAGGCGTGA
- a CDS encoding protein-disulfide reductase DsbD family protein encodes MDAKKLGVMAVLAGVAVAVVPWLLPTGPNANLDAARFLESGSLAVGAAVVFAGGLLTALTPCVYPLIPITVSVFGARKTEGRGRSLLLTSSYIVGMGVVFSALGVLAAKTGQAFGSMLGHPAVVTGLAVFLLLLATSMFGAFELALPSSLQTKLNDVGGAGVAGAFLMGSVSGFLAAPCTGPVLTGLLAFVAKSANTTLGASLLFVYALGIGVPFFLIGVFTVRLPRGGVWMEWVKSVLGIMLVALAFSYLKDAFPWARDVVKGLGLQVGRVPGAVIAALLVAVGVALGAVHRSFKEGAREFSFKALGVSLVVAALVLRGGALDAGPVGTLWVSMGLAEPPRAPSWQWHHVMPAKQATFSAQAFDAVLAQAKAEGRPVLIDFFADWCAACKELDRDTYPAAEVISESDAGRFLNIKIDATNSEDALDALLERFDLEGLPTVAFISPEGKVLTQPRVTGFLAPSPFVTEMKKARCTDVNAC; translated from the coding sequence ATGGATGCGAAGAAGCTGGGAGTGATGGCGGTGCTGGCTGGAGTGGCGGTGGCCGTGGTGCCATGGCTGCTGCCCACCGGCCCCAACGCCAACCTGGATGCGGCCCGGTTCCTCGAATCCGGCAGCCTCGCGGTTGGCGCGGCGGTGGTGTTCGCCGGCGGGCTCCTCACCGCGCTGACGCCGTGTGTCTATCCGCTCATCCCCATCACCGTGTCCGTCTTCGGCGCGCGCAAGACGGAGGGGCGGGGCCGTTCGCTGCTCCTGACGTCGTCGTACATCGTCGGCATGGGCGTGGTGTTCAGCGCGCTGGGCGTGCTGGCGGCGAAGACGGGCCAGGCCTTCGGCTCCATGCTGGGGCACCCGGCGGTCGTGACGGGGCTGGCGGTGTTCCTGTTGCTGCTGGCCACGTCGATGTTCGGCGCGTTCGAGTTGGCGCTGCCGTCGTCGCTCCAGACGAAGCTCAACGACGTGGGCGGCGCGGGCGTGGCGGGCGCGTTCCTGATGGGCAGCGTGTCCGGCTTCCTCGCGGCGCCGTGCACCGGGCCGGTGCTGACGGGCCTGCTGGCTTTCGTGGCGAAGTCCGCCAACACCACGCTGGGCGCGTCGCTGCTGTTCGTCTACGCGCTGGGCATCGGCGTGCCGTTCTTCCTCATCGGCGTCTTCACCGTGCGCCTGCCGCGTGGCGGCGTGTGGATGGAGTGGGTGAAGAGCGTGCTGGGCATCATGCTGGTGGCCCTGGCCTTCAGCTACCTCAAGGACGCCTTCCCGTGGGCGCGGGACGTGGTGAAGGGGCTGGGGCTCCAGGTGGGCCGGGTTCCGGGGGCCGTCATCGCCGCGCTGCTGGTGGCGGTGGGCGTGGCGCTGGGCGCGGTGCATCGCTCGTTCAAGGAAGGCGCGCGGGAGTTCTCCTTCAAGGCGCTGGGTGTGTCGCTCGTCGTCGCGGCGCTGGTGCTGCGCGGCGGTGCGTTGGACGCGGGGCCGGTGGGCACGCTGTGGGTGAGCATGGGGCTCGCCGAGCCGCCGCGCGCGCCGTCCTGGCAGTGGCACCACGTCATGCCGGCGAAGCAGGCCACCTTCTCCGCCCAGGCCTTCGACGCGGTGCTCGCGCAGGCGAAGGCGGAAGGCCGGCCGGTGCTCATCGACTTCTTCGCGGACTGGTGCGCGGCCTGTAAGGAGCTGGACCGCGACACCTATCCCGCCGCGGAGGTCATCTCCGAGTCCGACGCCGGGCGCTTCCTGAACATCAAGATTGACGCGACGAACAGCGAGGACGCGCTGGACGCGCTGCTGGAGCGCTTCGACCTGGAGGGTCTGCCCACCGTGGCCTTCATCTCGCCCGAGGGCAAGGTGCTCACGCAGCCTCGCGTCACCGGCTTCCTGGCGCCCAGCCCCTTCGTCACGGAGATGAAGAAGGCGCGCTGCACCGACGTCAACGCCTGCTGA
- a CDS encoding 2Fe-2S iron-sulfur cluster-binding protein, with protein MPKVTFKSPLAEVSADVPTGTTLLDAAESCGAQVGHSCGGVCGCSTCHIWVRKGLDSLSEQTDAEADRLDMGFDVRPYSRLSCQTELGAEDIVVEITEESLTAFMDENPVLRRSLEAEGKWPLKK; from the coding sequence GTGCCCAAGGTGACTTTCAAGAGCCCCCTGGCCGAGGTCAGCGCCGACGTGCCCACCGGCACCACCCTGCTGGACGCCGCCGAGTCCTGCGGCGCCCAGGTGGGCCATAGCTGCGGCGGGGTCTGCGGCTGCTCCACCTGCCATATCTGGGTCCGCAAGGGCCTCGACTCGCTGAGCGAGCAGACGGACGCGGAGGCGGACCGCCTGGACATGGGCTTCGACGTCCGCCCCTACTCCCGGCTGAGCTGCCAGACGGAGCTGGGCGCCGAGGACATCGTGGTCGAAATCACCGAGGAGTCCCTCACCGCCTTCATGGACGAGAACCCCGTCCTGCGCCGGTCCCTGGAGGCCGAGGGGAAATGGCCGCTGAAGAAGTGA
- the iscU gene encoding Fe-S cluster assembly scaffold IscU has product MAYSDKVIEHYENPRNVGTLDKEDPNVGTGLVGAPACGDVMRLQLKISEDGLIEDARFKTFGCGSAIASSSLVTEWVKGKTVDQAMTISNKDVARELSLPPVKIHCSVLAEDAIKAAIEDFKKKRAARQAKAS; this is encoded by the coding sequence ATGGCTTACAGCGACAAGGTCATCGAGCACTACGAGAACCCCCGCAACGTCGGGACGCTCGACAAGGAAGACCCGAACGTGGGCACCGGCCTGGTGGGAGCGCCCGCCTGCGGTGACGTGATGCGCCTGCAGCTCAAGATCTCCGAGGACGGGCTCATCGAGGACGCCCGCTTCAAGACGTTCGGCTGCGGGTCGGCCATCGCGTCGTCGTCGCTCGTCACCGAGTGGGTGAAGGGCAAGACGGTGGACCAGGCGATGACCATCTCCAACAAGGACGTGGCCCGCGAGCTGTCGCTGCCGCCGGTGAAGATTCACTGCTCCGTGCTGGCGGAAGACGCCATCAAGGCGGCCATCGAGGACTTCAAGAAGAAGCGCGCCGCGCGCCAGGCCAAGGCGTCCTGA
- a CDS encoding SPFH domain-containing protein codes for MSAKQTARTREAQDPGEGSGRTHLVRMDGGGGGGGKPEQPRYADGWRAGKPAEDPEKMKRWGLVTARPSEFLVHMRRGRVRDVSGQGASCFKLPGDSVAIVPTSIQRLQFTADQVTHEKVGVQVTGLAVYRISDPLVAFRMLNFSFPERAQEKLAELLREMFVGAARRLVANLSVEECLSKRKEGIAAELVREIAPVLSGRGRLEDQTDAGWGVILDTIEIQDVRVLSSTVFANMQARFRHEQERQAREAELAKERFVHREETEAERQLSLQRLAAEEEVRQKKQTAEEQARLEALAVEARVAEAKLAQERTLKQEQATVEREVALAKMAAEQEVRQKKQVADEQAKLDALAAESRLADAKIVSERALAVSRAQVEMEKLQREQDAEIARQRVALETLKREQDTEAGRAKLELEKLKLAQESEAAQAKIELVRLQRAQEAENARAQMELARQQREQEVELAKLRREQEEAGAKAQVELERLRREHEQATAWHEVQMAAHQQEAERLHAELQVVQARRSIVETEVAIAELSVRKDRAQQELELGKARALRDIENSVSPEVIQMTLAQQLPQVAAAFQQKMGEVHVTAVDGANPFGYIAAAVEGVMGLARSAGLKTPASPLAPPAQ; via the coding sequence ATGAGCGCGAAGCAGACGGCCCGCACGAGGGAAGCGCAGGACCCGGGGGAGGGCAGCGGGAGGACCCACCTGGTCCGCATGGACGGCGGCGGCGGCGGTGGGGGCAAGCCGGAGCAGCCGCGCTACGCGGACGGCTGGCGCGCCGGCAAACCCGCGGAGGACCCGGAGAAGATGAAGCGCTGGGGGCTCGTCACCGCGAGGCCCAGCGAGTTCCTGGTGCACATGCGGCGCGGCCGGGTGCGCGACGTCAGCGGCCAGGGCGCGAGCTGCTTCAAGCTGCCGGGGGACTCGGTGGCCATCGTCCCCACCAGCATCCAGCGGCTCCAGTTCACCGCGGACCAGGTGACGCACGAGAAGGTGGGCGTGCAGGTGACGGGCCTGGCGGTGTATCGCATCTCGGACCCGCTCGTGGCCTTCCGCATGCTCAACTTCTCCTTCCCGGAGCGGGCCCAGGAGAAGCTGGCGGAGCTGCTGCGGGAGATGTTCGTCGGCGCCGCGCGGCGGCTGGTGGCGAACCTGTCCGTGGAGGAGTGCCTCTCCAAGCGCAAGGAGGGCATCGCCGCGGAGTTGGTGCGGGAGATCGCCCCGGTGCTCTCCGGCCGGGGCCGCCTGGAGGACCAGACGGACGCGGGCTGGGGCGTCATCCTGGACACAATTGAAATCCAGGACGTGCGCGTCCTGTCCTCCACCGTCTTCGCCAACATGCAGGCGCGCTTCCGCCACGAGCAGGAGCGGCAGGCGCGCGAGGCGGAGCTGGCCAAGGAGCGCTTCGTCCACCGCGAGGAGACGGAGGCCGAGCGGCAGTTGAGCCTCCAGCGGCTGGCGGCCGAGGAGGAGGTGCGGCAGAAGAAGCAGACGGCGGAGGAGCAGGCCCGGCTGGAGGCGCTGGCGGTGGAGGCGCGCGTGGCCGAGGCGAAGCTCGCCCAGGAGCGCACGCTGAAGCAGGAGCAGGCCACCGTGGAGCGCGAGGTGGCGCTGGCGAAGATGGCCGCCGAGCAGGAGGTGCGCCAGAAGAAGCAGGTGGCCGACGAGCAGGCGAAGCTGGACGCGCTGGCCGCGGAGTCCCGGCTGGCCGACGCGAAGATCGTCTCCGAGCGCGCCCTGGCCGTCAGCCGCGCGCAGGTGGAGATGGAGAAGCTCCAGCGCGAGCAGGACGCGGAGATCGCGCGTCAGCGCGTGGCCCTGGAGACGCTCAAGCGGGAGCAGGACACGGAGGCCGGGCGCGCGAAGCTGGAGCTGGAGAAGCTGAAGCTGGCGCAGGAGTCCGAGGCCGCGCAGGCGAAAATCGAGCTGGTGCGGCTCCAGCGCGCGCAGGAGGCGGAGAACGCCAGGGCGCAGATGGAGCTGGCGCGACAGCAGCGCGAGCAGGAGGTGGAGCTGGCGAAGCTGCGCCGCGAGCAGGAGGAGGCCGGCGCCAAGGCCCAGGTGGAGCTGGAGCGCCTGCGCCGAGAGCACGAGCAGGCCACCGCGTGGCACGAGGTGCAGATGGCCGCGCACCAGCAGGAGGCGGAGCGGCTGCACGCGGAGCTCCAGGTGGTGCAGGCCCGGCGGTCCATCGTGGAGACGGAGGTGGCCATCGCCGAGCTGAGCGTGCGCAAGGACCGGGCGCAGCAGGAGCTGGAGCTGGGCAAGGCGCGCGCGCTGCGCGACATCGAGAACAGCGTGAGCCCGGAGGTCATCCAGATGACCCTGGCGCAGCAGCTCCCCCAGGTGGCCGCGGCCTTCCAGCAGAAGATGGGCGAGGTGCACGTCACCGCGGTGGATGGGGCCAATCCGTTTGGTTACATCGCCGCGGCGGTGGAGGGCGTCATGGGCCTGGCGCGCTCCGCCGGACTGAAGACGCCTGCTTCCCCGCTTGCTCCTCCAGCGCAGTAG
- the hscA gene encoding Fe-S protein assembly chaperone HscA produces the protein MSKNGYLQIHDPLKPKGQAVGIDLGTTNSLVAAVVQDKPVCVPVDEGDALLLPSVVHYAKDGGVVVGARARKLASEHPTDTIASVKRFMGRSPDDAETRKLGHYKFAPGAKVVRFEVAGGTPVTPIEVSGEVLRALKRRAESHFSTKVEQAVITVPAYFDDAQRQATKDAGRLAGLEVLRLLNEPTAAALAYGLDKGSQGTFAVYDLGGGTFDISILKLVDGVFEVKSTGGDSALGGDDFDRAIAQRVLETLGAGEAPSPALVAEVLAASRKAKEALTDAAAVEFTAGGQTHSVKREDFDAWIQPFVQKTGTVCRRALKDAGVAAGELDGVILVGGATRVPAVRRYVAELFGREPLGDIDPDQVVAMGAAVLANLLTTADRQDDVLLLDVIPLSLGLETMGGIVEKLIQRNSTIPTTAGQVFTTFKDGQTGLDVHVLQGERELVEDNRSLARFTLSGIPPLAAGMARVEVRFQVDADGILSVSAQEQSTGVSQSITVKPSHGLTDEEIEQMLLDSIDHAEDDIQARQVREQRVDAERVLAEADRQLGEHGSLLQDGERAVIDAAIARVRELMKGDDHLKLKEAVHALDEASRPFIERVMNQAITQVVAGHSVEDY, from the coding sequence GTGAGCAAGAACGGCTACCTTCAGATTCACGACCCGCTGAAGCCCAAGGGGCAGGCGGTGGGCATCGACCTGGGCACGACGAACTCGCTGGTGGCGGCGGTGGTGCAGGACAAGCCCGTCTGCGTCCCGGTGGACGAGGGCGACGCGCTGCTGCTCCCCTCCGTGGTGCACTACGCGAAGGACGGCGGCGTCGTCGTCGGCGCCCGGGCCCGGAAGCTGGCGTCCGAGCACCCCACCGACACCATCGCCTCCGTGAAGCGCTTCATGGGCCGCAGCCCGGACGACGCGGAGACGCGCAAGCTGGGGCACTACAAGTTCGCGCCCGGCGCGAAGGTGGTGCGCTTCGAGGTGGCCGGCGGCACGCCGGTGACGCCCATCGAGGTGTCCGGCGAGGTGCTGCGCGCCCTCAAGCGCCGCGCGGAGTCGCACTTCTCCACCAAGGTGGAGCAGGCCGTCATCACCGTGCCCGCCTACTTCGACGACGCCCAGCGGCAGGCCACCAAGGACGCGGGCCGCCTGGCCGGCCTGGAAGTCCTGCGCCTGCTCAACGAGCCCACCGCCGCCGCGCTGGCCTACGGCCTGGACAAGGGCAGCCAGGGCACCTTCGCCGTCTATGACCTGGGCGGCGGCACCTTCGACATCTCCATCCTCAAGCTGGTGGACGGCGTGTTCGAGGTGAAGTCCACCGGCGGCGACTCCGCCCTGGGCGGCGATGACTTCGACCGCGCGATCGCGCAGCGCGTGCTGGAGACGCTGGGCGCTGGCGAGGCCCCCTCCCCCGCCCTGGTGGCGGAGGTGCTGGCGGCCTCGCGCAAGGCCAAGGAGGCGCTCACGGACGCGGCGGCGGTGGAGTTCACCGCGGGCGGCCAGACGCACTCGGTGAAGCGCGAGGACTTCGACGCCTGGATTCAGCCCTTCGTCCAGAAGACGGGCACGGTGTGCCGGCGGGCGCTGAAGGACGCGGGCGTGGCGGCCGGGGAGCTGGACGGCGTCATCCTGGTCGGCGGCGCCACCCGCGTGCCGGCGGTGCGCCGCTACGTGGCGGAGCTGTTCGGCCGCGAGCCCCTGGGCGACATCGACCCGGACCAGGTGGTGGCCATGGGCGCGGCGGTGCTGGCCAACCTGCTCACCACCGCGGACCGGCAGGACGACGTGCTGCTCCTGGACGTGATTCCCCTGTCCCTGGGCCTGGAGACGATGGGCGGCATCGTGGAGAAGCTGATTCAGCGCAACTCCACCATCCCCACCACCGCGGGCCAGGTCTTCACCACGTTCAAGGACGGACAGACGGGCCTGGACGTCCACGTGCTCCAGGGCGAGCGCGAGCTGGTGGAGGACAACCGCAGCCTGGCGCGCTTCACCTTGTCCGGCATTCCCCCCCTGGCCGCCGGCATGGCCCGCGTGGAGGTCCGCTTCCAGGTGGACGCGGACGGCATCCTCTCCGTCAGCGCCCAGGAGCAGAGCACCGGCGTCAGCCAGTCCATCACCGTGAAGCCCAGCCACGGGCTCACGGATGAGGAGATCGAGCAGATGCTGCTCGACTCCATCGACCACGCCGAGGACGACATCCAGGCCCGGCAGGTCCGCGAGCAGCGGGTGGACGCCGAGCGCGTCCTGGCCGAGGCGGACCGGCAGTTGGGCGAGCACGGCTCGCTGCTCCAGGACGGGGAGCGCGCCGTCATTGACGCCGCCATCGCCCGGGTGCGGGAGCTGATGAAGGGGGATGACCACCTGAAGCTGAAGGAGGCCGTGCACGCGCTGGACGAGGCGTCCCGCCCCTTCATCGAGCGGGTGATGAACCAGGCCATCACCCAGGTGGTGGCTGGCCACTCCGTGGAGGACTACTGA
- a CDS encoding HesB/IscA family protein: MSEQATQETTQHPATAPAPVAKPPKGITIADSAVVRLKELLEQRQTPEAGLRLAVKGGGCSGLQYSMEWSEKSRERDKIFEKDGVRVFVDPKSYLYLIGTELVFEQTLMASGFKLNNPNIKAACGCGESFSV, translated from the coding sequence ATGAGCGAGCAGGCGACCCAGGAGACGACGCAGCACCCGGCGACTGCCCCCGCGCCCGTGGCCAAGCCCCCCAAGGGCATCACCATCGCGGACAGCGCGGTGGTCCGGCTGAAGGAGCTGCTGGAGCAGCGGCAGACGCCCGAGGCCGGCCTGCGGCTGGCCGTGAAGGGCGGCGGGTGCTCGGGGCTCCAGTACTCCATGGAGTGGTCGGAGAAGTCCCGCGAGCGCGACAAGATCTTCGAGAAGGACGGCGTGCGCGTCTTCGTGGACCCGAAGAGCTACCTGTACCTCATCGGCACCGAGCTGGTGTTCGAGCAGACGCTCATGGCCTCCGGCTTCAAGCTGAACAACCCCAACATCAAGGCGGCCTGCGGCTGCGGAGAGAGCTTCTCCGTCTGA